The genomic interval CGTCATCTCGGAAACGAACCCAGACTCTGGTGACCCGCTCGTCGGGCTCCGGAACGAACAGTACAAGTACATTGCAGGGGGCCCAGAACCGGAGCTCTACGATCTCGAGGCCGATCCGGTCGAGAAGACCAACCTAGTGAACTCCGGACACGAGGCCGAGTCGGAATTGGAGCGACTACTCACAGCACACCTCAACGAACACGACTTCGAAGGTGGAGACAAACTCGCAGAGACCGCCGCCGAAATGAACACGGAGATGCAGGGCAGACTTGAGGATCTAGGCTACCTATGAGGACGGTCTTGATGCGACACGAGGACGCCCGGTTCGAACGCGAGGTAATCGAGCCGTGGCTCGCGAGTGTGTCGGATCTCGTCGGCGTCGTCGTAATCCGAAACAAGCGAGCGCGAACGCTCGCTCGCGCACGCCGGGAACTCTCCCGTAGTGGGTTGTTTGGCTTCGCCGATGTCCTCGCGTTTCGTCTGTACTACCGCACTGTGTTGGCCGACCGCGAAGGCGAGAAGATTGACGAATTAATCGAATCGACCAGGGACAAGTACCCGGACGTGCCCGACACGGTGCCCCGGATAACGGTCGACGACCCGAATGAGGAGCCGACGAAAGAATTTCTCAAGGAGCGGGAAGCCGACGCCACGATCGCCAGAATAAAGATTCTGCTTGACTCAAACGTGTTTTCGATTCCGACCGAGGGAACGTACGTCATCCATCCCGGTATCTGCCCCGAGTACCGGAACTCCCACGGCTGCTTCTGGGCGCTTGCCAACGGAGAGCCCGAGAAGGTAGGCTACACGTTGCTTAAGATCGACGACGGAATCGACACCGGACCGATCTTCGCGCAGGGAACCACCTCATTCGACCCGGTCGATGATGGGCACCTCTACATTCAGTACAAGGTTGTGGCCGACAACTTGGACGAGATTGCACAAGCACTCAAGGGAGCTGTTTCGGGAGCGCGAGACCAGATCGACGTGAGCGGCAGAGACAGCGATGTCTGGGGGCAACCCCGACTGAGTGAGTATCTCGGGTGGAAGCGGCGGGCGGAACGATGGTGATCCGGACGGCCCCTGGCGTCGCGTTGTTGTACCACGATATCGTGGCTCGGGAGAGAGCTACCGAGTCCGGCATCGTTACCGACGGGTCGTGGCGGTACAAGCTCCCACCGGAGATATTCCGCTCACATCTTGAACGAATCGACGCGTCGTCCCATCAAGTCGTGCTGGCTTCCGACACCGACGCTGAGCGACCGCTGCTGTTGACGTTCGATGATGGTGGCGTGAGCTGTGCAGAAACCGCCGCTCCACTGCTCGAATCGTACGGTATGCGGGGGAACTTCTTTGTAGTTACCGGTCGCCTCGGCGACGATGGCTACATGACCGAAGACCACGTGCGAGAACTCGCCGCGGCGGGCCACCACGTCGGGAGCCACACCGTCACTCACGCGAACCTCCGTGAAGTCTCCCCATCGAAACGACGAGCTGAGCTGGTCCGGAGCAAAGAGGCCCTTGAGTCGCTGCTCGGAACCACCTGTCGGTCGATCTCAATCCCAGGTGGATTCGTTGATGAGGACGT from Halosegnis marinus carries:
- a CDS encoding formyltransferase family protein, translated to MRHEDARFEREVIEPWLASVSDLVGVVVIRNKRARTLARARRELSRSGLFGFADVLAFRLYYRTVLADREGEKIDELIESTRDKYPDVPDTVPRITVDDPNEEPTKEFLKEREADATIARIKILLDSNVFSIPTEGTYVIHPGICPEYRNSHGCFWALANGEPEKVGYTLLKIDDGIDTGPIFAQGTTSFDPVDDGHLYIQYKVVADNLDEIAQALKGAVSGARDQIDVSGRDSDVWGQPRLSEYLGWKRRAERW
- a CDS encoding polysaccharide deacetylase family protein, whose protein sequence is MVIRTAPGVALLYHDIVARERATESGIVTDGSWRYKLPPEIFRSHLERIDASSHQVVLASDTDAERPLLLTFDDGGVSCAETAAPLLESYGMRGNFFVVTGRLGDDGYMTEDHVRELAAAGHHVGSHTVTHANLREVSPSKRRAELVRSKEALESLLGTTCRSISIPGGFVDEDVLTDAFDAGYDYVFISEPRYLSLPVKGSPVGRWSVWHDTGADGIERILDRNLRTRLWVQGRWFTLKSIKRTIGQNRFERLRRPLVSRR